Part of the Selenomonadales bacterium genome is shown below.
CCCGCCTGATTAAGAATAAGGAAGACCTTTTCCCGGCTGTAGCCTAGTCGTTGCATAAGCTCTAAGGAGATTTTCATGTTCTTTAGCGAGGCCATATCCATGTTGCCTAAGAGCAGGACTTTGTCGGCTGCATCTAAGGTCGCTAGCGCGGTGTCGGCAAACGAAGCGGCCATATCCACGATTACATAATCAAAGAGGGTACGACACACGGCCAAGATACGCACAATGTGGTCCGGCACCACATACTCCGCGTATTCCGGGCTGATAGGCGCAGGGAGAACCTTTACGCCGGAGGGATGCTGCATAAAATAGGGCTCCATTACCTTGGCCTCGAGGGTGCTCTCGCTGACGAGGTCGCTTAGCGTGCGGCGCGGCACTAACCCGAGAAACACACATACGTCGCCAAATTGCAGAGACAAGTCTACGACACACACTTTGGCCTTGCGTTCCGTGGCCAACACCGCTGCCAAATTGACAGCCAGCGTGGTCTTACCTACCCCTCCTTTGGGACTAAACACAGCTATAACCTGACCGTCCGGTTTGCTGCCATGCCCAACGGGGACCTTGGCGCGGCGTACGCTCTCCCGTTCCCAAGCCTTTTGAATGCAGTCCGCTAACTCGTCTGCGCCAAACGGCTTGACTAGATAATCCTTGGCACCGGCGATCATGGCTCTGCGCAAATACTCCGTTTCCCCCTGCACAGACATGACGATAACGATCGTATCGGGGTAAGTTGATGTGATGCGCGCCGTGGCCGTAATTCCATCAATACCAGGCATATTGACATCCATAAGTACAATTTGCGGCGAAAGCTGTCCTATCTTCTTTATGGCATCCTCAGCGTTAGCAGCCTCGCCTACTACATCTACACCAAGTGTTAACCCAAGCAACCGCCGCACATTATGGCGGGTGTCGGGCGCATCATCGACAATGAGCACCGTAAGCCCTGTGTGCTTCATCATCGCGGACCTGCCACCGTGCGAGAGTTCGCACCGTTAGTTGTGATGTGGCGGTTATCTGTAACCGGGCGCAGCAAGAGCCTAATACTCCCGTGGTCTTCGGCCCACACTAGGCGCTCGGCTTGCTCGGGTGTTACGGCTAGCGTTATAGTCTTGGCGTCAGCGGGGGCTGGCGCGCCGTGTCGCGTTTCGCTGCCGATGGCCACGACCAGAATGTTCTGCAGCATAATCACGGATTGGTGCTCGCCCTGCGGTGTAGCGGGCTCGTAAGACACCGTTACATCGACCGAGTCGCCGGGGCGCACCAGATACGCCACGGCTATGCGCTCATTGATGTGCACGCTCAGCGCGCGATAGCCTGCGGCAATTTCAAATGCTAGGCCGCTGTCTTGGCCGCTGCCGTGCAAGCGTGCGAGCAACACCTGTTCGCCGGCAATAATTGGCGCAGTCGTTACGCGCCCGATTACGTTGCCGAGACTGTCTGTTGCAGATAGGTGGCGGCTGCCTCTTGGCACCCGCACCACCGTAACCATCGGCCCACGCACGGTAGTGCGCGCCGGTATGTTAACCGTGGCCACAACCACTTCTTCCGTATGTTCGACTAGCGCTTTTCTTTCCAACCCGGCAAAAAAGTAATACACCCCCAGCCCTGCGGCTAACGCCAGGACTAAGGCCAAAAGCAATAGCTTCTTGCTTGTGCTATCCATGTTGAACCTCCTTTCGAAGAAGGAACGGGGAGTGTCGATGAGGGACGGCAGGGTGTGCGAAAACCTGGCGACCCCTTGCTGATAGAAACCAGCGGGCGACAAAGGTATTGTAGGGACGTGCGTTTCGCACGTCCGCGGACGTGCCATAGGCACGTCCCTACACCCGAGGCAGGCTTTTCGCACAGTCTGCCTGTTCTTACCTTATGAGGTTAAATGTCCTTGCCCCGTATGAGCCGGCTGTACCGGCCTCGCCCTCGACGACAAACTGCACGAAACGCCCGCGGATAAAGCTTTGGTTGCCACTGCGCGGCAAGCCTTCAATGAAAAACCCGGCGAATCCGAGGACTTCCACCTCTTTGTCGTCGGGTGGAGTAACCACCGGAACAAGCAGCAATCTAGGGCAATTGGGCACAAATCTGGTGAAAGTGCAGCTCGGCACGTGGGTACACATGGCTAGGCGGTCGCGGATAGCCTGTTCTGTCGGCCCGGACATATTGCCCTTCTTAAGCGGCACTTCGTCGCCTACCCTCAGCACACCTTCCCACCCATACGTTAAGTCATCGCGATATTCCGAGGCGCCCCCACCTCGCACACCAAGGTCTAGCGCCCCGTACCAACCTTGCTCCCCGCTGCCCCCACCTACCTTAAGGTCGTAGACTTGCCCAAAGACAAAGTCGCGCCAAACTACGCCTAGAGGCGCGGCTCCGCGCAGTGCCGAAACCGACTGCGCCGCAGCTGCGGCAGACGCGCTAACTTCGGCCTGGGGGCGATTTAAGACACGAGCCAAGCCTAGATTCACCGTGCGGCGTGC
Proteins encoded:
- a CDS encoding response regulator, whose translation is MMKHTGLTVLIVDDAPDTRHNVRRLLGLTLGVDVVGEAANAEDAIKKIGQLSPQIVLMDVNMPGIDGITATARITSTYPDTIVIVMSVQGETEYLRRAMIAGAKDYLVKPFGADELADCIQKAWERESVRRAKVPVGHGSKPDGQVIAVFSPKGGVGKTTLAVNLAAVLATERKAKVCVVDLSLQFGDVCVFLGLVPRRTLSDLVSESTLEAKVMEPYFMQHPSGVKVLPAPISPEYAEYVVPDHIVRILAVCRTLFDYVIVDMAASFADTALATLDAADKVLLLGNMDMASLKNMKISLELMQRLGYSREKVFLILNQAGYDYGIRFGDLEAALSRKVDFYIHHDDIPAMLSANRGTPIALDQPDSKLAKRYRELVNEHIAPKQRGEEAVSLWRRRQAK
- the cpaB gene encoding Flp pilus assembly protein CpaB, with the translated sequence MDSTSKKLLLLALVLALAAGLGVYYFFAGLERKALVEHTEEVVVATVNIPARTTVRGPMVTVVRVPRGSRHLSATDSLGNVIGRVTTAPIIAGEQVLLARLHGSGQDSGLAFEIAAGYRALSVHINERIAVAYLVRPGDSVDVTVSYEPATPQGEHQSVIMLQNILVVAIGSETRHGAPAPADAKTITLAVTPEQAERLVWAEDHGSIRLLLRPVTDNRHITTNGANSRTVAGPR